Part of the bacterium genome is shown below.
TAAAAGGAGATAAGAAATTATGGCAGTGAAGGTTGCAGAGGAGTGGTTAAACATTTGCGGAGGGTGTGAGGTAACTATTCTGGACATTGGAGAACCATTATTAGATTTGTTACCTCAACTTGAGTTTGTCCATATGCCGGTGATTATGGACCATAAATACTACGGACAGACCGGCGAAAAGGAGGAAATGGAGATACCAGAGGCTACCGTTGGTATTATCTCCGGTGGGATACGCAATGAGAAGGAAAAGCATGTAGCAGAGGAGATGTGCAAGAAATGTTCGGTAGTAATAGCTCTTGGCTCTTGTGCTTGCTATGGTGGTATCCCTGCCTTAGCTAATCAGTATAATTTAGAGAAGGTTTACGATAAAGTCTATCGTGATTCAAAAACTACCGATTCTGGAGAAACGCCTTCACTTGAGCTTCCTCCCTTAACTGATCGGGTTTATGCCCTGGATGAGATGATTAAGGTTGATGTCTATATCCCTGGATGTCCGACAGCCCCGGAGATAGTAGTTGAGGCATTAACTTCTCTGCTTTCGGGCAAGCCATTTACCTTACCCGAGCGGAGTGTGTGCGATGACTGCCCAACTAAACGGG
Proteins encoded:
- a CDS encoding methyl viologen-reducing hydrogenase, encoding MAVKVAEEWLNICGGCEVTILDIGEPLLDLLPQLEFVHMPVIMDHKYYGQTGEKEEMEIPEATVGIISGGIRNEKEKHVAEEMCKKCSVVIALGSCACYGGIPALANQYNLEKVYDKVYRDSKTTDSGETPSLELPPLTDRVYALDEMIKVDVYIPGCPTAPEIVVEALTSLLSGKPFTLPERSVCDDCPTKREKKAVTSIKRPLEPIIPPGQKLEESRCFMELGFLCLGPVTKSGCGGSAKIPRCIKAGMPCRACFGPIRKGANPMVDMMGALSTTGLDLKSILDRSATFQRYIGAHGRLRPLPKRA